One segment of uncultured Propionivibrio sp. DNA contains the following:
- a CDS encoding TetR/AcrR family transcriptional regulator, translating into MSEISKPQTRNKERTQSLILAAATEEFAEKGFAGARIEKIAERSGSNKRMLYYYYQNKEDLFLAVMESAYKTIRDAESELHLLDLQPVEAIRRLITFTWDYYMQHPEFLRLLNTENLYHAEHIRRSKNIGFYNSKLIDTLNEILIRGQSEKLFRGGVDPLQLYISIAALSYFYLSNNDTLSAVFGRDLNTPKAKVERLQHMTDIVLGYLMLCS; encoded by the coding sequence ATGTCAGAAATCAGCAAGCCGCAAACGCGAAACAAGGAACGAACCCAGTCGCTGATATTGGCTGCGGCAACGGAGGAATTCGCGGAAAAAGGCTTTGCCGGCGCGCGGATCGAGAAGATTGCGGAGCGGTCGGGATCGAACAAGCGCATGCTGTACTACTACTACCAGAACAAGGAAGACCTTTTTCTGGCGGTCATGGAGAGCGCGTACAAGACGATCCGCGACGCCGAATCGGAACTGCACCTGCTGGACTTGCAACCGGTCGAAGCCATTCGCCGGCTGATCACGTTCACCTGGGACTACTACATGCAGCACCCGGAGTTTCTCCGCCTGCTCAATACCGAGAACCTGTACCACGCGGAGCACATCCGGCGCTCGAAGAACATCGGCTTCTACAACTCGAAGCTCATCGATACGCTCAATGAAATCCTGATCCGCGGACAGAGCGAAAAGCTGTTCCGCGGTGGCGTCGATCCGCTCCAGCTCTATATCTCGATCGCCGCCCTGAGCTACTTCTACCTGTCGAACAACGACACCCTGAGCGCCGTGTTCGGACGCGACCTCAACACCCCGAAAGCGAAGGTCGAGCGCCTGCAGCACATGACGGACATCGTGCTCGGCTATCTGATGCTCTGCAGCTAG
- a CDS encoding ABC transporter ATP-binding protein, with protein MSYLAVNNLHVSYGPVQALRGVNLNVEEGSIVSIIGANGAGKTTLLNTLSGIVKPKSGSILFRGKSLPERACRIIREGIAHVPEGRKIFPGFTIEENLLAGAYIVDDKQLVDQRRDAMYARFPILAERTHQQAGTLSGGEQQMLAIARGLMSDPGLILLDEPSLGLAPLVVKAVFELIREIRDRSGKTILLVEQNAKKALALCDYAYVLENGVIVLEGKGDELLSNPAIRKAYLGAEDA; from the coding sequence GTGTCTTATCTCGCAGTCAACAATCTCCACGTTTCCTACGGGCCGGTGCAAGCGCTGCGTGGCGTGAACCTGAATGTCGAGGAGGGCTCGATCGTTTCCATCATCGGTGCCAACGGCGCCGGCAAGACGACGCTGCTCAACACGCTGTCCGGCATCGTCAAGCCGAAATCCGGGTCGATCCTGTTTCGCGGCAAGTCGCTTCCCGAGCGCGCCTGCCGGATCATCCGCGAAGGCATCGCGCATGTACCCGAAGGACGCAAGATATTCCCCGGCTTCACCATCGAGGAGAACCTGCTCGCCGGTGCCTACATCGTCGATGACAAACAGCTCGTCGACCAGCGTCGCGATGCCATGTACGCACGCTTCCCGATCCTCGCCGAACGGACGCATCAGCAGGCGGGAACCCTGTCGGGCGGCGAGCAGCAGATGCTGGCGATCGCGCGCGGCCTGATGTCGGACCCCGGCCTCATCCTGCTCGACGAACCGTCGCTCGGACTGGCGCCGCTGGTGGTCAAGGCGGTGTTCGAACTGATCCGCGAGATTCGCGACAGGAGCGGAAAAACGATCCTGCTCGTCGAGCAGAATGCCAAGAAGGCGCTGGCCTTGTGCGACTATGCCTATGTACTTGAGAACGGCGTCATCGTACTGGAAGGCAAGGGCGACGAACTGCTCAGCAACCCTGCCATCCGCAAGGCCTACCTCGGAGCGGAAGACGCCTGA
- a CDS encoding ABC transporter ATP-binding protein: MNATTTTSCGLLEVSSLSKSFGGVRAVCDFSFNAQPGEIVGIIGPNGAGKTTAFNLVTGVYAPDTGSVKLDGVELSGLRQDVIARAGIGRTFQNIRLFKGLTVLENVMTASDPYAPYGFFSAILALPGKRKADREAADKAREYLDMVGLGGMEDARPESLPYGLQRKLELARALAIRPKVILLDEPAAGLNPSEVRDFIELVRRLHERFNFTIVFIEHRMEVVMNLSHKLFVLSFGKLLASGDPETVRRNPEVIEAYIGEEE; this comes from the coding sequence ATGAATGCCACTACGACAACATCATGCGGCCTGCTCGAAGTGTCTTCCCTGAGCAAATCCTTTGGCGGGGTTCGCGCCGTCTGCGACTTTTCCTTCAATGCCCAGCCGGGCGAGATCGTCGGCATCATCGGCCCGAACGGCGCCGGCAAGACCACGGCCTTCAATCTCGTCACCGGGGTGTATGCGCCCGACACGGGCAGCGTGAAACTTGACGGCGTCGAACTCTCCGGTTTGCGGCAGGACGTGATCGCACGCGCCGGCATCGGCCGCACCTTCCAGAACATCCGTTTGTTCAAGGGGCTGACGGTGCTCGAAAACGTGATGACCGCCTCCGACCCCTACGCGCCCTACGGCTTTTTTTCGGCGATCCTCGCCCTGCCGGGCAAACGCAAGGCGGATCGCGAGGCCGCCGACAAGGCGCGCGAATATCTCGACATGGTGGGCCTCGGCGGCATGGAGGATGCGCGGCCGGAGTCGCTTCCCTACGGACTGCAGCGCAAGCTTGAACTGGCCCGCGCACTGGCGATCCGCCCGAAGGTGATCCTGCTCGACGAGCCGGCGGCGGGGCTGAACCCGAGCGAAGTCCGCGACTTCATCGAACTGGTCCGGCGCCTGCACGAGCGCTTCAACTTCACCATCGTCTTCATCGAACATCGCATGGAAGTGGTGATGAATCTGAGCCACAAGCTGTTCGTCCTCAGCTTCGGAAAATTGCTGGCCAGCGGCGATCCCGAAACGGTGCGCCGCAATCCCGAAGTCATCGAAGCCTACATCGGCGAAGAGGAGTAA
- a CDS encoding branched-chain amino acid ABC transporter permease, with translation MDYIYSILTLTGITMIGVMGTYMVTGLTGQFSFGQAAFMAVGGYVSAMLTLRFGLPFPVVALLGAAAATLAGWLVGLPTVRLRRDYISLVTFGFGEAIISVLNNSAQLTGGAEGLVGIPKRVDLPLVLVSVICCLFLVACYKNSRYGRQSLALRTDELAARSMGIDVNRMKLVTFLFASAITGYAGVLYAFYSQYLEPGYYNWTVSAEWLIIVFVGGINSLTGAMLSALVLTTLPELLRFASSWRILIYCVIVLLIINYRPNGIFGDWEISRLWKKKTSAGASKA, from the coding sequence ATGGACTACATCTATTCGATTCTCACCCTCACCGGCATCACCATGATCGGCGTCATGGGGACCTACATGGTCACCGGACTGACCGGCCAGTTCTCCTTCGGACAGGCCGCCTTCATGGCCGTCGGCGGTTATGTCTCAGCCATGCTGACGCTGCGCTTCGGCCTGCCGTTTCCGGTGGTCGCGCTGCTCGGCGCCGCCGCCGCGACACTGGCCGGTTGGCTGGTCGGCCTGCCGACCGTCCGCCTGCGCCGCGACTATATTTCGCTGGTCACTTTCGGCTTCGGCGAGGCGATCATCTCGGTACTCAACAATTCGGCGCAACTGACCGGCGGTGCCGAAGGGCTGGTCGGCATTCCCAAGCGCGTCGATCTGCCGCTGGTACTGGTCAGCGTCATCTGCTGCCTGTTTCTGGTCGCGTGTTACAAGAACTCGCGCTATGGCCGCCAGAGCCTGGCCCTGCGAACCGACGAACTGGCCGCGCGCTCGATGGGTATCGATGTCAATCGCATGAAGCTGGTGACCTTCCTCTTCGCCAGCGCCATCACCGGCTATGCCGGTGTTCTGTACGCCTTCTACTCGCAGTATCTCGAACCGGGCTATTACAACTGGACCGTGTCGGCCGAGTGGCTGATCATCGTCTTCGTCGGCGGCATCAACAGCCTGACCGGCGCCATGCTGTCGGCGCTGGTGCTCACGACCCTGCCGGAACTGCTGCGTTTCGCGTCTTCCTGGCGAATCCTCATCTACTGCGTCATCGTGCTGCTCATCATCAATTACCGGCCCAACGGCATCTTCGGTGACTGGGAAATCAGCCGCCTCTGGAAAAAGAAAACGTCTGCCGGAGCGTCCAAAGCATGA
- a CDS encoding branched-chain amino acid ABC transporter permease — protein MLQNIFFGLSLGAVYSLIAVGFALVFNILKFSNFSHGGVMSFTAYAGYLAYILLFDGKITGATMFIAVVLVAALVGAITAVGIERVGFRRLRRNQAPVIYYFISSITLGILLENIITIFASSNFYSYPVFFSSSNIQLFGTSFSIADFVTLLFSCVALGLLLFVLYRTKLGLGVRTVSFDVNTASLMGIDADRVVMATFAMSGALGGISGVFLGMNYSLYPQLGQLVVKGFIASVIGGLGNITGAVIGAFLLGIVEVGLIGMVGSGLMPACVFVVMLVFLLVRPQGIAGKIVQEKA, from the coding sequence ATGCTGCAGAACATCTTCTTCGGATTGTCGCTGGGCGCGGTCTACTCGCTGATCGCCGTCGGTTTCGCCCTGGTCTTCAACATCCTGAAATTCTCCAATTTCTCTCATGGCGGCGTCATGTCGTTCACCGCCTACGCCGGCTATCTCGCGTACATCCTGCTGTTCGACGGCAAGATTACCGGCGCCACCATGTTCATCGCCGTCGTCCTCGTCGCCGCGCTCGTCGGCGCCATCACCGCCGTCGGTATCGAACGCGTCGGTTTCCGCCGCCTGCGGCGCAATCAGGCGCCGGTAATCTACTACTTCATTTCGTCGATCACGCTGGGCATTCTGCTCGAAAACATCATCACCATCTTTGCGTCCAGCAACTTCTATTCGTACCCGGTTTTCTTTTCATCGAGCAACATCCAGCTCTTCGGCACCTCCTTCTCGATTGCCGACTTCGTCACCCTGCTGTTCTCCTGTGTCGCGCTTGGCCTGTTGCTGTTCGTCCTCTACCGCACCAAGCTCGGCCTCGGCGTGCGCACCGTCTCCTTCGACGTCAACACCGCCAGCCTGATGGGTATCGATGCCGACCGCGTGGTCATGGCCACCTTCGCCATGTCAGGCGCGCTCGGCGGCATCAGCGGGGTTTTCCTCGGCATGAACTACTCGCTCTACCCGCAACTCGGGCAACTGGTGGTCAAGGGCTTCATCGCCTCCGTCATCGGCGGGCTGGGCAACATCACCGGCGCGGTGATCGGCGCCTTCCTGCTCGGCATCGTCGAGGTCGGACTGATCGGCATGGTCGGCTCCGGACTGATGCCCGCCTGCGTCTTCGTCGTCATGCTGGTTTTTCTGCTGGTTCGTCCGCAGGGCATCGCCGGCAAGATCGTTCAGGAAAAGGCCTGA
- a CDS encoding ABC transporter substrate-binding protein, whose protein sequence is MRNKGLLKKSLFVLMLAGSGLVMAGEVVIGNLQDLSGPTSVLGNAVTRGAEVAVEKINAAGGIKGDKIKLITADTKGNVQEAIKAFTRLIDHEKSVVVLGPPVSNIGLAIAPIANEKKIPVIGSFIDPRVTVQENGEAQPSMFLIQPTSVQFAEIIASYANEKLGYKKFAVLYDQSNAFAVSMYKPFKAYIEKRGGTIVAEETFTKADKDYRAQLNKIKASGAEALYVPNYTQDLVITVKQAKQIGMTMPMFSGLDAAPPFATLVGDPDAADNMFFANNFSDKEPQLTEVRNAYKAKFNEEPINKAYLGYDKVTVIAKAVELGGGATGPQIIAGLSQIKNVQGTTGVITLSPKTHQPLGLSMVMYKIVKGKYEEIGRYVPESHKQ, encoded by the coding sequence ATGCGTAACAAGGGACTGTTGAAAAAATCACTGTTCGTCCTGATGCTGGCCGGCTCGGGTCTCGTCATGGCGGGGGAAGTCGTCATCGGCAACCTGCAGGATCTGAGCGGTCCGACCTCGGTGCTCGGCAACGCAGTGACCCGTGGCGCCGAAGTCGCGGTCGAGAAGATCAATGCCGCCGGCGGCATCAAGGGCGACAAGATCAAACTGATCACGGCCGATACCAAGGGCAACGTGCAGGAAGCGATCAAGGCCTTCACCCGGCTCATTGACCACGAAAAATCGGTGGTGGTGCTCGGACCCCCCGTCTCGAATATCGGCCTCGCCATCGCACCGATCGCCAATGAAAAGAAGATCCCGGTGATCGGCAGCTTCATCGACCCGCGCGTCACCGTGCAGGAAAACGGCGAGGCACAGCCGTCGATGTTCCTGATCCAGCCGACCAGCGTACAATTTGCCGAAATCATTGCCAGCTATGCCAATGAAAAACTCGGCTACAAGAAGTTCGCCGTGCTCTACGACCAGTCGAACGCCTTCGCCGTGTCGATGTACAAGCCGTTCAAGGCCTATATCGAGAAGCGCGGCGGCACGATCGTCGCCGAGGAAACCTTCACCAAGGCCGACAAGGATTACCGTGCCCAGCTGAACAAGATCAAGGCCTCCGGCGCCGAAGCGCTGTACGTGCCGAACTACACGCAGGATCTGGTGATCACCGTCAAGCAGGCGAAGCAGATCGGCATGACCATGCCGATGTTCAGCGGCCTCGATGCGGCGCCGCCGTTCGCGACGCTGGTCGGCGACCCGGACGCGGCCGACAACATGTTCTTCGCCAACAACTTCTCGGACAAGGAGCCGCAACTGACCGAAGTCCGCAACGCCTACAAGGCCAAGTTCAACGAAGAGCCGATCAACAAGGCCTATCTCGGCTACGACAAGGTGACGGTGATCGCCAAGGCGGTCGAACTGGGCGGCGGCGCCACCGGCCCGCAGATCATTGCCGGACTCTCGCAGATCAAGAACGTGCAGGGCACCACCGGCGTCATCACGCTGTCGCCGAAAACCCACCAGCCGCTCGGCCTGTCGATGGTCATGTACAAGATCGTCAAGGGCAAGTACGAGGAAATCGGACGTTACGTGCCGGAATCGCACAAGCAATAA
- a CDS encoding Gfo/Idh/MocA family oxidoreductase: MAQQRIGIIMNGITGRMGMNQHLIRSIVAIREQGGVTLSNGDRVLPDPILIGRNAEKIAALAARYGISRWSTDLDAALKNKDDTVFFDAATTQMRPGMLARAIAAGKHIYCEKPVATNLKEALEIYELAKKAGIKHGVVQDKLFLPGLRKLKLLNDAGFFGRILSVRGEFGYWVFEGDLQPIQRPSWNYRAEDGGGMILDMLCHWRYVLDNLFGEVKSLSCLGATHIPERFDEQGNKYRVTADDAAYATFELEGGIIAQINSSWTTRVRRDDLVTFHVDGTHGSAVAGLTDCVTQARVNTPKPVWSPDTKQPINFFDGWTPVPDTQVYDNGFKLQWEMYIRHLVEDAPFKWNLLEGAKGVQLVECALESWKERRWIDVPALKA, from the coding sequence ATGGCACAGCAGCGCATCGGCATCATCATGAACGGCATCACCGGGCGGATGGGGATGAATCAGCACCTGATCCGCTCCATCGTGGCGATCCGCGAACAAGGCGGCGTCACGCTTTCCAACGGGGATCGCGTGCTCCCCGACCCGATCCTGATCGGACGCAATGCCGAAAAGATCGCCGCATTGGCCGCACGCTATGGCATCTCCCGCTGGAGTACCGATCTGGACGCCGCGCTGAAAAACAAGGATGACACGGTCTTCTTCGACGCCGCTACGACGCAGATGCGCCCCGGCATGCTGGCGCGCGCGATCGCCGCCGGCAAACACATCTACTGCGAGAAGCCGGTGGCCACCAACCTGAAGGAAGCGCTCGAAATCTACGAGCTCGCCAAGAAGGCCGGTATCAAGCACGGCGTCGTCCAGGACAAGCTCTTCCTGCCGGGGCTGCGCAAACTCAAGCTGCTCAATGACGCCGGTTTTTTCGGCCGCATCCTGTCGGTACGCGGCGAGTTCGGCTATTGGGTCTTCGAGGGCGATCTGCAACCGATCCAGCGTCCCTCGTGGAATTATCGCGCTGAAGATGGTGGCGGCATGATTCTCGACATGCTCTGTCACTGGCGCTATGTGCTCGATAACCTGTTCGGCGAGGTGAAATCGCTCTCCTGCCTGGGCGCGACGCACATTCCCGAGCGCTTCGACGAGCAGGGAAACAAATACCGGGTCACCGCCGACGATGCGGCGTACGCGACCTTTGAACTCGAAGGCGGCATCATCGCGCAGATCAACAGCTCCTGGACGACACGGGTACGCCGCGACGACCTCGTCACTTTCCATGTCGATGGCACGCACGGCTCTGCGGTCGCCGGTCTGACCGACTGCGTGACGCAGGCGCGCGTCAACACGCCCAAGCCGGTCTGGAGTCCGGACACGAAACAGCCGATCAACTTCTTCGACGGTTGGACGCCCGTTCCCGATACGCAGGTCTATGACAACGGCTTCAAGCTGCAATGGGAGATGTACATCCGGCATCTGGTCGAAGACGCGCCGTTCAAGTGGAACCTGCTCGAAGGCGCCAAGGGCGTGCAACTGGTCGAATGCGCGCTGGAATCGTGGAAGGAACGCCGCTGGATCGATGTGCCGGCACTCAAAGCCTGA
- a CDS encoding sugar phosphate isomerase/epimerase family protein, with the protein MRDFSANHAALSINTATVRKQWTLDRIIEECAKREIRAISPWRDQVAQVGIDRVDQLLRSTGIRLSGYCRGGFFPAADAAGLKAALADNRRAIDEARQLDAPCLVLVVGSLPGALSGKPLYHDIARARSEVRDGIAASLDYARRVGMPLAIEPLHPMQAAERACINTLEQALDLCDELDPDRTGMLGVAADLYHIWWDPKLGEQIARAGADRLLAYHVCDWLTPTRDLLNDRGMMGDGIVELKKIRAWMEDAGYAGFSEVEIFSEDWWSRPGEAVLDTCIARHKTVV; encoded by the coding sequence ATGCGCGATTTTTCAGCGAATCATGCGGCGCTGTCGATCAATACGGCGACCGTCCGCAAGCAGTGGACGCTCGACCGTATCATCGAGGAATGCGCGAAGCGGGAGATCCGGGCGATCAGCCCCTGGCGCGACCAGGTCGCCCAGGTCGGGATCGACCGTGTCGACCAGTTGCTGCGAAGCACCGGCATCCGGCTTTCCGGCTACTGTCGCGGCGGCTTTTTCCCGGCCGCCGATGCGGCGGGACTGAAGGCGGCGCTGGCGGACAACCGGCGCGCCATCGACGAGGCCCGGCAGCTCGATGCCCCCTGTCTGGTGCTCGTCGTCGGTTCCCTGCCGGGCGCACTGAGCGGCAAACCGCTCTACCACGACATTGCCCGCGCCCGCAGCGAAGTGCGCGACGGCATCGCCGCCAGCCTCGACTATGCCCGGCGGGTCGGTATGCCATTGGCAATAGAGCCGCTGCATCCGATGCAGGCGGCCGAACGGGCTTGCATCAACACCCTGGAGCAGGCGCTCGATCTGTGTGATGAACTCGATCCGGATCGTACCGGCATGCTCGGCGTCGCCGCCGACCTCTACCACATCTGGTGGGACCCGAAGCTCGGGGAGCAGATCGCCCGCGCCGGCGCCGACAGGCTGTTGGCCTATCATGTCTGCGACTGGCTGACGCCGACGCGCGACCTGCTCAATGACCGCGGCATGATGGGCGACGGGATCGTCGAGCTGAAGAAAATCCGCGCCTGGATGGAGGACGCGGGGTACGCCGGATTTTCCGAGGTCGAAATATTTTCCGAAGACTGGTGGAGCCGACCCGGTGAGGCGGTTCTCGACACCTGCATCGCCCGGCACAAGACCGTTGTCTGA
- a CDS encoding 3-ketoacyl-ACP reductase, translating into MSEHKLAIVTGASRGIGNAIATRLATEGYAIVAVGTSAPESIAPNFAGIEQAGNPWVYVQADVSTPAGREKIVSTAMARFGRIDVLVNNAGVAPKVRMDLLETSEESLDRLLDINLKSTFFLSQSVARIMEKARAEDPQRTPKIVNISSVSAYTSSTMRGEYCISKAAISMVTLLFADRLAAAGINVYEIRPGIIATDMTSVVKDKYDAMIANGLTPIKRWGQPEDVAKAVWAACSGLLDFSTGEVINVDGGFHIRRL; encoded by the coding sequence ATGAGCGAACACAAGCTTGCTATCGTCACCGGTGCGTCGCGCGGCATCGGCAATGCCATTGCCACCCGACTGGCGACCGAAGGGTATGCCATTGTTGCAGTGGGCACGTCGGCGCCCGAGAGTATCGCGCCCAATTTTGCCGGCATCGAGCAGGCCGGCAATCCCTGGGTCTATGTCCAGGCGGACGTGTCGACGCCGGCGGGACGGGAGAAGATCGTCTCCACCGCGATGGCGCGTTTCGGGCGCATCGATGTGCTGGTCAACAACGCCGGCGTCGCCCCCAAGGTGCGCATGGACTTGCTTGAGACCAGCGAGGAAAGCCTCGACCGCTTGCTCGACATCAACCTGAAGTCGACCTTCTTCCTTTCCCAATCGGTCGCCAGGATCATGGAGAAGGCCCGGGCGGAGGATCCGCAGCGGACGCCGAAGATCGTCAATATCTCGTCGGTGTCGGCCTACACCTCTTCGACGATGCGGGGCGAATACTGCATCTCGAAGGCGGCGATCAGCATGGTGACGCTGCTCTTCGCCGATCGCCTGGCTGCGGCCGGCATCAATGTCTATGAGATCCGTCCGGGGATCATCGCCACCGACATGACCTCGGTCGTCAAGGACAAGTATGACGCGATGATTGCCAACGGGCTGACGCCGATCAAGCGCTGGGGGCAACCCGAGGATGTCGCCAAGGCGGTCTGGGCGGCGTGCTCCGGCCTGCTCGATTTTTCCACCGGCGAAGTCATCAACGTCGATGGCGGATTCCATATCCGGAGGCTCTGA
- a CDS encoding FAD-binding protein, with the protein MANAIPQHILDAMTDVHLPREVRPSQIDDIVEFDGLRIPVYRAPAVVLGSGAAGLRAAVELKRRGVDVMIVTRKLFWGTSAFSGSDKQTLHTACTKHRGDDFTKMAQALGGGGAMDSDVAYVEAVGSIDAFSGLKFLGLPLPEDAYGAVLRYQTDHDEYGRATSCGPRTSRLMVKVLAEEAIRLGIPFLDHATGMALLKQGGGDDERVAGLLLHVRSAHENAYGLCAVLSPNVVLASGGPGELYRDSVYPKNCFGSLGMALEAGLVLTNLTEHQFGIGTRRTEFPWNLSGTYVQVMPYVYSTDENGTEYNFLADYYRTTQELVSNVFRKGYQWPFHASRTLDYGSSLVDLAIYRETRKGRTVWLDFNRNPQPVPGDQPFDLTRLDPDVRAYLENNQALQSTPIERLRCMNPLAIELYRQYKMDLARAPIPFNVNHQHMNGGVEVDTHARSSLAGCYAVGEIAGTHGVTRPGGAALNAGQVFGRRCAAHIAERLKRHPATPEDLSRFGDALTGALAWFRKNSTENHKGLALPDVAREIQDRMSDHAGYICHVDTVGGALEAARDLNRRIAAHGVRIPDFTHLYEGVLRAQTALLSEAVLAALDFYVRDGGGSRGARMLCDRAGVPVPSSRLGELEEFRIRPENTAHRTEKILLRYRPGHGFEISKRALRGIEDTGKIYFEKNWGAYLTGAIYPE; encoded by the coding sequence ATGGCCAACGCGATTCCCCAGCATATCCTGGATGCGATGACCGACGTGCATCTGCCGCGCGAAGTCAGGCCATCGCAGATCGATGACATTGTCGAATTCGACGGTCTCCGGATTCCGGTCTACCGCGCCCCGGCCGTCGTCCTCGGCAGCGGCGCCGCCGGCTTGCGCGCCGCGGTCGAGCTCAAGCGTCGCGGCGTCGACGTGATGATCGTGACACGCAAACTGTTCTGGGGAACGTCCGCCTTTTCCGGGTCGGACAAGCAGACGCTGCATACCGCCTGCACCAAGCACCGCGGTGACGATTTCACCAAGATGGCGCAGGCGCTCGGTGGCGGCGGCGCGATGGATTCCGACGTCGCCTATGTCGAGGCGGTCGGCTCGATCGATGCCTTCTCGGGCCTGAAGTTTCTCGGTCTTCCTCTTCCCGAGGATGCCTATGGCGCCGTCCTGCGCTACCAGACCGACCATGACGAATATGGGCGCGCCACCAGTTGCGGTCCGCGGACCTCGCGATTGATGGTCAAGGTGCTGGCCGAAGAGGCGATCCGCCTCGGCATCCCGTTCCTTGATCATGCGACGGGCATGGCCTTGCTCAAGCAGGGCGGGGGCGATGACGAACGGGTGGCGGGCCTGCTCCTGCATGTTCGCTCGGCGCACGAGAATGCGTATGGTCTGTGCGCCGTCCTCAGCCCGAATGTCGTGCTGGCCAGCGGCGGACCGGGCGAACTCTACCGCGACAGCGTCTACCCGAAGAACTGCTTCGGCTCCTTGGGGATGGCGCTCGAAGCCGGTCTGGTGCTGACCAATCTGACCGAACACCAGTTTGGCATCGGCACGCGCCGCACCGAGTTTCCGTGGAACCTTTCCGGCACCTACGTGCAGGTGATGCCCTACGTCTATTCGACGGACGAGAACGGGACGGAATACAACTTCCTTGCCGACTATTACCGGACGACGCAGGAGTTGGTCTCCAACGTCTTCCGCAAGGGCTATCAGTGGCCTTTCCATGCGTCGCGCACACTCGATTACGGATCGAGCCTGGTCGATCTCGCCATCTACCGGGAGACCCGGAAGGGCAGAACCGTCTGGCTCGACTTCAACCGCAATCCCCAACCGGTTCCCGGCGATCAGCCCTTCGACCTGACGCGCCTCGACCCGGACGTTCGCGCCTATCTCGAGAACAACCAGGCCCTGCAGTCGACGCCGATCGAGCGCCTGCGCTGCATGAACCCGCTGGCGATCGAACTCTATCGTCAGTACAAAATGGATCTTGCCCGGGCGCCGATCCCGTTCAACGTCAATCACCAGCACATGAACGGCGGTGTCGAAGTCGATACGCACGCGCGCAGCAGCCTCGCCGGCTGTTACGCGGTCGGAGAGATTGCCGGTACGCACGGCGTGACTCGACCCGGCGGCGCCGCGCTCAATGCCGGACAGGTATTCGGTCGGCGTTGCGCGGCGCATATCGCCGAACGCCTGAAGCGCCATCCGGCGACGCCGGAAGATCTCTCCCGCTTTGGCGACGCGCTCACCGGCGCATTGGCCTGGTTCCGCAAGAACAGCACGGAGAATCATAAAGGGCTCGCGCTGCCGGACGTCGCTCGCGAAATCCAGGATCGCATGAGCGATCACGCCGGCTACATCTGCCATGTCGACACTGTCGGCGGCGCGCTGGAAGCGGCCCGGGATCTCAATCGCAGGATCGCGGCGCATGGCGTCAGGATCCCCGACTTCACGCATCTTTATGAAGGTGTCCTGCGCGCGCAAACCGCCTTGCTGTCGGAAGCGGTCCTGGCGGCGCTGGACTTCTATGTGCGTGACGGTGGCGGGAGCCGCGGCGCGCGGATGTTATGCGATCGGGCCGGGGTTCCGGTGCCATCCTCCCGGCTCGGGGAGTTGGAGGAATTCCGCATCCGGCCCGAGAATACCGCGCATCGGACCGAGAAGATTCTGCTGCGCTATCGACCCGGACATGGGTTCGAGATCAGCAAGCGGGCGCTGCGAGGGATCGAGGATACGGGCAAGATCTACTTCGAGAAAAACTGGGGCGCCTATCTGACCGGTGCGATCTATCCGGAGTAA